Proteins from one Natrinema salinisoli genomic window:
- a CDS encoding helix-turn-helix transcriptional regulator, producing the protein MSTAFDRTAVILAVILTLGAVPLGTTASTGQSEPTGIDEGAAITAAETPAADTTVTRIALDENGTAHWSVTVRTRLANDSEVDDYEAFQEQFRADRETYVEQFERRMTGVVSNAAESTDRNMTASSFRAETSIQEVPRQWGRVTYSFTWTNFGAVDGDEVAVGDVFEGGFYLDDDDRLQIAPPNGYTPTATAPPPDERDGTTVVWAGPESFADHRPTVRFEPADSAVDSDREGTNSWGRMPLVVGGSILLVAIAAIAVSVTSQRGFRRRLRSSLPVLTDGATDPAATGTDDGLGAERDGDESAGTPASSPASPASDLATDEDRVRTLLERNDGRMRQAAIADELDWSASKTSRVLSGMAEDDAVEKLRIGRENVIDLLENAD; encoded by the coding sequence GTGAGTACAGCATTCGATCGCACCGCCGTGATCCTCGCAGTGATACTCACGCTGGGGGCGGTTCCGCTCGGGACGACGGCGTCGACCGGGCAATCTGAACCGACAGGTATCGACGAAGGGGCCGCGATCACAGCAGCCGAGACACCAGCTGCCGATACGACGGTGACGCGAATCGCACTGGACGAGAACGGCACCGCTCACTGGTCGGTGACCGTCCGGACGCGCCTCGCCAACGACTCCGAAGTGGACGACTACGAGGCCTTCCAGGAGCAGTTCCGTGCCGACCGAGAGACCTACGTCGAGCAGTTCGAACGGCGGATGACCGGCGTCGTCTCGAACGCGGCGGAGTCGACCGATCGAAACATGACGGCGTCGTCGTTTCGGGCGGAGACGTCCATTCAGGAGGTGCCGAGACAGTGGGGAAGAGTCACGTACTCGTTCACGTGGACGAACTTCGGGGCGGTCGACGGCGACGAAGTCGCCGTTGGTGACGTGTTCGAGGGTGGGTTCTATCTCGACGACGACGACCGATTGCAGATCGCCCCGCCGAACGGGTACACGCCGACGGCGACGGCACCGCCACCGGACGAGCGGGACGGCACGACCGTCGTCTGGGCCGGGCCCGAAAGCTTCGCCGATCACCGTCCCACGGTCCGCTTCGAGCCGGCCGACTCGGCCGTCGACAGCGACCGCGAGGGAACGAACTCGTGGGGTCGGATGCCGCTCGTGGTCGGCGGCAGTATCCTGCTCGTTGCGATCGCCGCGATCGCCGTGTCCGTCACGTCGCAACGCGGTTTCCGTCGGCGGTTGCGCTCGAGCCTCCCCGTACTGACCGACGGGGCGACCGACCCCGCCGCGACCGGGACTGACGACGGCCTCGGAGCGGAACGTGACGGCGACGAGTCGGCGGGGACGCCAGCGAGCAGTCCCGCATCGCCGGCGTCCGACCTCGCGACCGACGAGGATCGCGTTCGGACGCTCCTCGAGCGAAACGACGGTCGCATGCGCCAGGCCGCGATCGCCGACGAACTCGACTGGTCGGCGTCGAAGACCTCGCGGGTCCTCTCGGGAATGGCCGAAGACGACGCGGTCGAAAAACTCCGGATCGGGCGCGAAAACGTGATCGATCTGCTCGAAAACGCGGACTGA
- a CDS encoding DUF4198 domain-containing protein encodes MIPRRLLIALLAIALCTSVLGPAVAAGTVAQDETNSDDTTEDTVTVTTGAQLSTVVTATSDEVRTDFENTVFEERMEQGNDSDRATAIADRAAVLENRSETLQAEYEEATAAYEAGDIDESTYAQRLASLNARAQSVVSSYDALEDRLESIDEVDRRAAGVTPSELADERAAVAELTSSGTDALLQQFTGEARGNAEVEVDGGLSIEVENEDGERSREYERPRDGNGSLVLSQTEALTAATDALSDVDGNSSWSLVEAETDDDGVYEFEFVLTGTETGEAEVSVDGETGTVFELEEEIEARGAEEDEDDDDDGDEREDEEDDNDDSDEREDEEDDDDERLVILVASGSPGPGEEVTLRVLADGQPAANVTVTVNDQTVGETDGDGELTVTLPREEADIKAEHGEAEGEREFEFDDDSDEMDDDAESQFDAEATIDNGTVTVSATFNGSSVSGANVIANDESVGTTGDDGTVSFALPADADELDIDVVRGELETELEFEFEAEDEDEDETEDEDETEDEDETEDDDR; translated from the coding sequence ATGATACCCCGACGACTACTGATCGCCTTGCTGGCGATCGCGCTTTGTACGAGCGTCCTCGGCCCGGCGGTCGCCGCCGGGACGGTGGCGCAGGACGAGACGAACAGCGACGACACTACCGAAGACACCGTGACCGTGACGACCGGCGCACAGCTGTCGACGGTCGTCACCGCGACGAGCGACGAAGTTCGGACCGACTTCGAGAACACGGTGTTCGAGGAACGCATGGAGCAAGGTAACGATAGCGATCGCGCAACGGCGATCGCGGACCGTGCGGCGGTCCTCGAGAACCGGTCTGAAACTCTCCAGGCGGAGTACGAGGAAGCCACCGCGGCCTACGAGGCCGGCGACATCGACGAGTCGACGTACGCCCAGCGACTCGCGTCGCTGAACGCGCGTGCCCAGAGCGTCGTCTCGAGTTACGACGCGCTCGAGGACCGCCTCGAGTCGATCGACGAGGTCGACCGTCGCGCTGCTGGCGTGACGCCGTCCGAGCTCGCAGACGAGCGAGCGGCGGTGGCCGAGCTCACGAGCTCCGGAACCGACGCGCTGCTCCAGCAGTTCACGGGTGAAGCGCGCGGAAACGCGGAGGTCGAGGTCGATGGCGGCCTGTCGATCGAAGTCGAGAACGAGGACGGCGAACGGAGCCGTGAGTACGAGCGGCCCCGCGACGGGAACGGATCGCTGGTGCTCTCCCAGACGGAGGCGCTCACCGCAGCGACCGACGCCCTCTCCGACGTCGACGGAAACAGTAGCTGGAGCCTCGTCGAGGCCGAAACCGACGACGACGGCGTCTACGAGTTCGAGTTCGTTCTGACGGGAACCGAAACCGGCGAGGCCGAGGTCAGCGTCGACGGCGAAACGGGAACCGTCTTCGAACTCGAGGAAGAAATCGAGGCCCGAGGGGCGGAAGAAGACGAGGACGATGACGACGATGGTGACGAGCGGGAGGACGAAGAGGACGATAACGACGATAGTGACGAGCGGGAAGACGAAGAGGACGATGACGACGAGCGGTTGGTTATTCTGGTCGCGTCCGGATCGCCAGGACCCGGCGAAGAAGTGACGCTGCGGGTGCTCGCGGACGGACAGCCGGCAGCTAACGTGACGGTCACCGTCAACGACCAGACCGTCGGCGAGACGGACGGCGACGGCGAACTCACCGTCACCCTGCCACGCGAGGAGGCCGATATCAAGGCTGAACACGGTGAGGCGGAGGGCGAACGAGAGTTCGAATTCGACGACGATTCGGACGAGATGGACGACGACGCCGAATCGCAGTTCGACGCCGAGGCGACGATCGACAACGGAACCGTGACCGTCTCCGCGACGTTCAACGGGAGCTCAGTGTCGGGCGCAAACGTCATCGCAAACGACGAGTCGGTCGGTACGACCGGGGACGACGGCACGGTTTCGTTCGCCCTCCCCGCTGATGCGGACGAACTCGACATCGACGTGGTTCGGGGGGAACTCGAGACCGAGCTCGAGTTCGAGTTCGAAGCTGAAGACGAAGACGAGGACGAAACTGAAGACGAGGACGAAACTGAAGACGAGGACGAAACGGAAGACGACGATCGATGA
- a CDS encoding DUF4897 domain-containing protein produces MNRGSNRPRLRRLGAYTSRLFAVVLVALLLTGSVVATADSASAIDAHSQETDSDSAFVVALEDDGDATVTVAVTFDLTDEADRAAFRSLEENETERRELESRTERRLQTVVADVANETDREMAIENTGVSFETDEAADRGVVSVSATWRGFAATEDGRLTVAEPFTSGFTADQAVVLELPDGYALAESTPEPSERVDGHISWDATTSLDGFEAVIAPSGGANDGDSQPGFGLGAAVIAIAGGAWLHCRR; encoded by the coding sequence ATGAATCGAGGATCGAACCGACCCCGACTCCGGCGGCTGGGTGCATACACGTCGCGGCTCTTCGCCGTCGTGCTGGTCGCGCTCCTCCTGACCGGAAGCGTCGTCGCAACGGCCGATAGCGCGAGTGCGATCGACGCTCACTCACAGGAGACGGACTCGGACTCGGCGTTCGTGGTCGCCCTCGAGGACGACGGCGACGCGACGGTGACCGTGGCCGTCACCTTCGACCTGACCGACGAGGCGGATCGAGCGGCCTTCCGGTCGCTCGAGGAGAACGAAACGGAACGACGGGAACTCGAGTCCCGCACTGAACGGCGATTGCAGACGGTCGTGGCCGATGTAGCCAACGAAACCGACCGCGAGATGGCGATCGAGAACACTGGCGTCTCCTTCGAGACGGACGAGGCGGCCGATCGCGGTGTCGTCTCCGTCTCGGCGACCTGGCGCGGGTTCGCAGCCACCGAAGACGGGCGGCTGACCGTCGCGGAACCGTTCACAAGCGGGTTCACGGCGGATCAGGCGGTCGTCCTCGAGCTGCCCGACGGATACGCGCTCGCGGAGTCGACGCCGGAGCCGTCGGAGCGTGTTGATGGGCACATCAGCTGGGATGCGACCACCTCTCTCGACGGGTTCGAGGCAGTCATCGCCCCGTCGGGTGGGGCGAACGACGGTGACTCTCAGCCCGGGTTCGGACTCGGTGCGGCAGTGATCGCGATCGCTGGCGGTGCGTGGTTACACTGCCGTCGGTGA
- a CDS encoding AMP-binding protein, which produces MPGNTSPSLEDIDEIVHEPSQEFVESTNVYDFMQTYGIDDYEELIERTTTDLEGEPDSGVDWFWDELVDYLGIEFYEEYDEIRDDSDGPQFSDWYPGGELNIAHNVVDRHAEVDEERRNKVATIWEGEDGDVREVTYHELHRQANQVANALEERGVETGDTVGLYMPMVPEVVSILYGCFKVGAIAVPIFSGFGVDAAATRIADSECSVLFTGDGFYRRGDPVFLKSAADEAIAEAGHVEHTIVFDRLGSSSKTSEREIPWTDARDEWWDDAVAEADDDYETKSLDSSQESMLLYSSGTTGKPKGIVHTHAGVQVQCPKEVYFGMDLKPADRFFWVSDIGWMMGPWSLIGTHTFGGTVFMYEGAPDHPDPDRFWEMIDRHKLTQFGISPTAIRALRKHGDDWLEGHDLSSLRILGSTGEPWDPESWHWFHENVGGGDAPIINISGGTEICGCFLMPMPTEPLKPCTLGGPGLGMDIDVVDREGNSVREDNERGYLVARDSCPSMTKSLWSGDERYLNEYWSTFEDMWDHGDWAQKDDDGFWFLHGRADDTLNVAGRKVGPAEVEGALIDHAAVNQAAAIGAPDDTTGTAVVAYVVLEDGVEETDDLREELRAQVGEELGKPFRPREVLFVDEFPKTQSGKIIRRAIQATYTGEDLGDMSSIENPGALEDLEDAR; this is translated from the coding sequence ATGCCCGGAAACACAAGCCCCAGTCTCGAGGACATCGACGAGATCGTCCACGAGCCCAGTCAGGAGTTCGTCGAGTCGACGAACGTCTACGACTTCATGCAGACGTACGGGATCGACGATTACGAGGAACTGATCGAGCGGACGACGACGGACCTCGAGGGCGAGCCCGACAGCGGCGTCGACTGGTTCTGGGACGAACTCGTCGACTACCTCGGGATCGAGTTCTACGAGGAGTACGACGAGATCCGGGACGACAGCGACGGGCCGCAGTTCTCCGACTGGTACCCCGGCGGCGAACTCAACATCGCTCACAACGTCGTCGATCGCCACGCCGAAGTCGACGAGGAGCGCCGGAACAAAGTCGCGACCATCTGGGAGGGCGAGGACGGCGACGTCCGGGAGGTGACCTACCACGAACTCCACCGGCAGGCGAATCAGGTCGCGAACGCGCTCGAGGAGCGCGGCGTCGAGACCGGTGACACGGTCGGGCTCTACATGCCGATGGTGCCGGAGGTCGTCTCGATCCTCTACGGCTGTTTCAAAGTGGGCGCGATCGCGGTCCCGATCTTCTCCGGCTTCGGCGTGGACGCGGCCGCGACTCGGATCGCGGACTCGGAGTGTTCCGTATTGTTCACGGGCGACGGCTTCTATCGCCGCGGCGATCCGGTCTTCCTCAAATCGGCGGCCGACGAGGCGATCGCGGAGGCCGGCCACGTCGAACACACGATCGTCTTCGACCGACTGGGCTCGAGCAGTAAAACCAGCGAACGCGAAATCCCGTGGACCGACGCCCGCGACGAGTGGTGGGACGACGCCGTCGCGGAGGCGGACGACGACTACGAGACGAAGTCGCTCGACTCGAGTCAGGAGTCGATGCTCCTCTACTCCTCGGGGACGACGGGCAAGCCGAAGGGGATCGTCCACACCCACGCGGGCGTCCAGGTCCAGTGTCCGAAAGAGGTCTACTTCGGCATGGACCTCAAACCCGCCGACCGGTTCTTCTGGGTCTCGGACATCGGCTGGATGATGGGGCCGTGGTCCCTGATCGGCACGCACACCTTCGGCGGCACCGTCTTCATGTACGAGGGCGCCCCCGACCACCCCGACCCGGACCGCTTCTGGGAGATGATCGACCGCCACAAGCTCACGCAGTTCGGCATCTCGCCGACCGCGATCCGCGCCCTTCGGAAGCACGGGGACGACTGGCTCGAGGGCCACGACCTCTCGAGTCTGCGGATCCTCGGCTCCACGGGCGAACCCTGGGACCCCGAGTCCTGGCACTGGTTCCACGAGAACGTCGGCGGCGGCGACGCCCCCATCATCAACATCTCCGGCGGCACCGAGATCTGCGGCTGCTTCCTGATGCCGATGCCGACCGAGCCGCTCAAGCCCTGCACGCTCGGCGGCCCCGGTCTCGGGATGGACATCGACGTCGTCGACCGCGAGGGGAACTCGGTCAGAGAGGACAACGAACGGGGCTACCTCGTCGCTCGCGACTCCTGTCCCTCGATGACCAAATCCCTCTGGTCGGGCGACGAGCGCTACCTGAACGAGTACTGGTCGACGTTCGAGGACATGTGGGATCACGGCGACTGGGCCCAGAAGGACGACGACGGCTTCTGGTTCCTCCACGGGCGGGCCGACGACACCCTCAACGTCGCCGGGCGCAAGGTCGGGCCGGCGGAGGTCGAAGGCGCGCTCATCGACCACGCGGCCGTCAACCAGGCCGCCGCCATCGGCGCGCCCGACGACACCACCGGGACCGCCGTCGTCGCCTACGTCGTCCTCGAGGACGGGGTCGAGGAAACGGACGACCTCCGGGAGGAACTGCGCGCACAGGTCGGTGAGGAACTCGGGAAACCGTTCCGCCCGCGCGAGGTGCTGTTCGTCGACGAGTTCCCCAAGACCCAGTCGGGCAAGATCATCCGCCGGGCCATTCAGGCGACCTACACCGGCGAGGATCTCGGCGACATGAGCAGCATCGAAAATCCGGGCGCGTTAGAGGACCTCGAGGACGCTCGATAA
- a CDS encoding SDR family NAD(P)-dependent oxidoreductase, with amino-acid sequence MSQNQVTPPTVTRENIHTIPDEGFTGRNVCLVTGAASGIGRATALAAAGNGLTVAATDIDDEGLEGTIDRREELDLEGTIESIPGDLTDDEDLERIVDDAARLGDLAYLANVAGMQHIDPIDEFPMEAYDRMHDVMLRAPLYLSKLCIPHFRETKDGEGCVGNMCSVHGHYVTSDKVAYNVSKFGLRGLTQSIAAEGEGKIRAFSVSTGYVKTPLVTAQLEDTAEQRGISVDEVIEDVMLGQSRVTEMMEPIDVANLFLLGFSDLGRHLDGGDLLFDGGMSLTYE; translated from the coding sequence ATGTCTCAGAATCAAGTGACGCCACCGACGGTGACCCGCGAAAATATACACACGATACCCGACGAGGGGTTTACGGGCCGGAACGTCTGTCTCGTAACGGGTGCGGCCTCGGGTATCGGTCGGGCGACCGCGCTGGCCGCCGCCGGAAACGGGCTTACCGTCGCGGCGACCGATATCGACGACGAGGGCCTCGAGGGAACGATCGACCGCCGCGAAGAGCTCGACCTCGAGGGGACGATCGAATCGATTCCCGGCGATCTCACAGACGACGAAGACCTCGAGCGGATCGTCGACGATGCCGCTCGGCTCGGCGACCTCGCGTATCTCGCGAACGTCGCGGGGATGCAACACATCGATCCGATCGACGAGTTTCCGATGGAGGCCTACGATCGAATGCACGACGTCATGCTCCGTGCGCCGCTCTATCTCTCGAAGCTCTGTATTCCCCACTTTCGGGAGACTAAGGACGGCGAGGGCTGCGTCGGCAACATGTGCTCGGTTCACGGCCACTACGTCACCAGCGACAAGGTCGCGTACAACGTCTCGAAGTTCGGCCTGCGCGGTCTCACGCAGTCGATCGCCGCCGAAGGCGAGGGGAAGATCCGCGCCTTCTCGGTCAGTACCGGCTACGTAAAGACGCCGCTGGTGACGGCTCAACTCGAGGACACCGCCGAACAGCGCGGGATCAGCGTCGACGAGGTGATCGAGGACGTCATGCTCGGCCAGTCCCGCGTCACGGAGATGATGGAACCGATCGACGTCGCCAACCTCTTCCTGCTCGGCTTCTCGGATCTGGGCCGACACCTCGACGGCGGCGACCTGTTGTTTGATGGGGGCATGAGTCTAACCTACGAGTGA
- a CDS encoding helix-turn-helix domain-containing protein, translating to MIDLDIDMRQYDCPFIDTTDDVDIAFSAVQWQLDTDAEKLETRLIAKTESRGALEDGLRALREHPNMTNCYILSKRDTTAEIGTKIEQTNAMRTIQNNGGYITGPFQIENGRERWHVGFDADEDEDRALAALERHNDFSVQDRDQFGPSTLFDLLENSESAMQLLEGCRALTDTERETFKVASRNGYYETPRETTLDELADHFDISKTAVSMNLRRSERKVLEGVLGAIERMDDDQL from the coding sequence ATGATCGACCTCGATATCGACATGCGGCAGTACGATTGTCCGTTCATCGATACGACCGACGACGTCGACATCGCGTTCTCGGCCGTCCAGTGGCAACTCGACACCGACGCGGAGAAACTCGAGACGCGTCTCATCGCCAAGACGGAGTCGAGGGGCGCACTCGAGGACGGCCTTCGAGCGCTTCGGGAGCACCCGAACATGACGAACTGTTATATCCTCTCGAAGCGGGATACCACGGCGGAGATCGGCACGAAGATCGAGCAGACGAACGCTATGCGGACGATTCAGAACAACGGCGGCTACATCACCGGCCCCTTCCAGATCGAGAACGGACGAGAACGGTGGCACGTCGGCTTCGACGCGGACGAAGACGAGGATCGAGCGCTCGCGGCGCTCGAGCGACACAACGATTTCAGCGTCCAGGACCGCGACCAGTTCGGCCCGTCGACGCTGTTCGACCTGCTCGAGAATTCCGAGAGCGCGATGCAGTTGCTCGAGGGCTGTCGAGCGCTGACCGACACCGAACGCGAAACGTTCAAAGTCGCGTCTCGGAACGGCTATTACGAGACGCCGCGGGAGACGACGCTCGACGAACTCGCGGACCACTTCGATATCTCGAAGACGGCCGTCTCGATGAATCTCCGCCGGAGCGAGCGAAAGGTGCTCGAGGGAGTACTCGGCGCGATCGAGCGGATGGACGACGACCAGCTCTGA
- a CDS encoding ABC transporter ATP-binding protein, translating to MSAPGSNDGYDPSSPLLEVSNLSATVEGFEVTHGLDLEVKEGEAVALVGRNGAGKTSTFRSIMGLTPVANGSIRLRGEELLDMRPELIPKRGIGYQPESRDLFTGMTVEENFRLPIWTAGEARGVEDEDALVEDIFDLFDELEDRRDAEVQNLSGGQGKMTAIGRALALQPDLLILDEPLEGLAPVVVENVKSYIHEIIDRDISVLIAESNASHVPEIVDRMYVIERGEIVESGDPKALSSDEEIQMLMQGGGE from the coding sequence ATGAGCGCTCCCGGTTCTAACGACGGGTACGATCCGTCGAGCCCGCTACTCGAGGTATCGAACCTCTCGGCGACCGTCGAGGGGTTCGAGGTTACGCACGGCCTCGACCTCGAGGTCAAGGAGGGCGAGGCCGTCGCGCTCGTCGGTCGCAACGGTGCCGGCAAGACCTCGACGTTCCGATCGATCATGGGGCTCACGCCGGTCGCGAACGGCTCGATCCGGCTGCGCGGCGAGGAGTTGCTCGACATGCGGCCCGAACTGATCCCCAAGCGGGGGATCGGGTACCAGCCGGAGAGTCGCGACCTCTTCACCGGAATGACCGTCGAGGAGAACTTCCGGCTCCCGATCTGGACCGCCGGCGAGGCACGCGGCGTCGAGGACGAGGACGCCCTCGTCGAGGACATCTTCGACCTCTTCGACGAGCTCGAGGATCGACGCGACGCCGAAGTACAGAACCTGAGCGGCGGGCAGGGGAAGATGACCGCGATCGGGCGGGCGCTCGCGCTCCAGCCCGATTTGCTTATCCTCGACGAACCGCTCGAGGGACTGGCCCCAGTCGTCGTCGAGAACGTCAAGTCCTACATTCACGAGATCATCGACCGAGATATCTCGGTGCTGATCGCCGAGTCGAACGCGAGCCACGTTCCGGAGATCGTCGACCGAATGTACGTGATCGAACGCGGCGAGATCGTTGAAAGCGGCGATCCCAAGGCGCTCTCCTCGGACGAGGAGATCCAGATGCTCATGCAGGGCGGCGGCGAGTAA
- a CDS encoding ABC transporter ATP-binding protein: MLEARDLRKEFGELRATDDVSLTFGETDGEMVFIVGPNGAGKTTLINLLTGLLEPDQGSVVVHREENGDTVEEDITEMAPEDRVGEGLVRSFQIVHVFEEMTVRENVRIAVLSKHGKTLSMGSVDDGHEDVEREIDELLAQFRLEDVQHEVAETLPHGDRKLLDVAMSFGLDPTYLLLDEPTAGVATREKEYVIETVVEASEADGVTTVTIEHDMDLVKEYADRLVVLHEGRVFREGDPSLLETDSELRRVLLGVDE, encoded by the coding sequence ATGCTCGAAGCACGAGATCTTCGCAAGGAGTTCGGAGAACTGCGCGCCACGGACGACGTCTCGCTGACCTTCGGCGAGACAGACGGCGAGATGGTGTTCATCGTCGGCCCGAACGGGGCCGGCAAGACGACGCTGATCAACCTGCTGACCGGGCTGCTCGAGCCCGATCAGGGGTCGGTCGTCGTTCACAGGGAGGAAAACGGCGACACTGTCGAGGAAGACATCACGGAGATGGCTCCCGAGGACCGGGTCGGAGAAGGGCTCGTTCGGAGCTTCCAGATCGTCCACGTCTTCGAAGAGATGACCGTTCGCGAGAACGTTCGCATCGCCGTTCTCTCGAAACACGGCAAGACGCTGAGCATGGGCTCGGTCGACGACGGCCACGAGGACGTCGAGCGCGAAATCGACGAGCTGCTCGCGCAGTTCCGTCTCGAGGACGTGCAACACGAGGTGGCCGAGACGCTGCCCCACGGCGATCGGAAACTGCTCGACGTGGCCATGTCGTTCGGCCTCGACCCGACCTATCTGTTGCTCGACGAACCCACTGCCGGCGTCGCGACGCGAGAGAAGGAGTACGTCATCGAGACGGTCGTCGAGGCCAGCGAGGCCGACGGCGTGACGACGGTGACGATCGAACACGACATGGACCTCGTCAAGGAGTACGCGGACCGCCTCGTGGTCCTCCACGAGGGGCGCGTCTTCCGGGAGGGCGATCCCTCCCTACTCGAGACCGACTCGGAACTCCGGCGGGTGCTGCTGGGGGTGGACGAATGA
- a CDS encoding branched-chain amino acid ABC transporter permease, with product MSRFLVDRDGETHVRLAEGMELTKSQAVLAAVGFVALLIVPDITRFTPLSFTAIHRGILFGLAAVGLNLLLRHTELVSFGHAAFFGVGAYAAAVLASQFDVSSGLLLLLGGVLAATTISVLIGYFVASYLDIYFALLTLAFNQVLYAFVLQSGYFNYSDGLNVRPDGLNPPALFGLQLSSTGYELVLYYFTVVVLIVSLLVMWKLVNSPFGRALDAIGQNRTRARFVGIPVEKYVWVAFVISGIYGGLAGGLFALLQLHVSPEATLYAFVSGEILFMAILGGFGTLVGPVIGGVVLVYLLVQAPFYIEYYNALTGLTLLAVVLFLPEGILGSIPKIGTGLSRRRRDPGLLREDLATIGSSLRRGVSRAVTTVRIIVFGVN from the coding sequence ATGAGTCGCTTCCTCGTCGACCGCGACGGCGAAACGCACGTTCGTCTCGCGGAGGGGATGGAACTGACGAAGAGCCAGGCGGTCCTCGCTGCCGTCGGATTCGTCGCCCTCTTGATCGTCCCCGACATCACGCGGTTCACCCCGCTCTCGTTCACCGCGATCCACCGCGGGATCCTGTTCGGGCTCGCGGCGGTCGGGTTGAACCTCCTCTTGCGCCACACCGAACTCGTCTCGTTCGGTCACGCGGCGTTCTTCGGCGTCGGGGCCTACGCCGCCGCCGTATTAGCGTCTCAGTTCGACGTCTCGAGCGGCCTCCTCTTGCTGCTGGGAGGCGTCCTCGCGGCGACGACGATTTCGGTGCTGATCGGCTACTTCGTCGCCAGCTACCTCGACATCTACTTCGCACTGCTGACGCTCGCGTTCAACCAGGTGCTGTACGCGTTCGTCCTGCAGAGCGGCTACTTCAACTACAGTGACGGGCTCAACGTCCGCCCCGACGGGCTGAACCCGCCCGCGCTGTTCGGCCTTCAACTGAGCTCGACGGGGTACGAGCTGGTCCTGTATTACTTTACGGTCGTCGTGCTCATCGTCTCGCTGCTGGTGATGTGGAAACTCGTCAACTCGCCGTTCGGCAGGGCGTTAGACGCCATCGGGCAGAACCGGACGCGAGCGAGGTTCGTCGGCATCCCGGTCGAAAAGTACGTCTGGGTCGCGTTCGTGATCTCGGGTATCTACGGCGGACTCGCCGGGGGGCTCTTCGCCCTCCTGCAGTTGCACGTCAGCCCAGAGGCGACCCTGTACGCGTTCGTGTCGGGCGAGATCCTCTTCATGGCGATCCTCGGCGGGTTCGGCACGCTCGTCGGCCCCGTAATCGGCGGCGTCGTACTCGTCTACCTGCTGGTCCAGGCACCGTTCTACATCGAGTATTACAACGCCTTGACCGGCCTGACGCTGCTCGCAGTGGTGCTCTTCCTGCCGGAAGGAATCCTGGGATCGATCCCGAAGATCGGCACGGGACTGTCGCGACGCCGTCGCGACCCCGGCCTGCTTCGGGAGGACCTCGCGACGATCGGTTCGTCGCTCCGTCGGGGCGTGTCTCGCGCCGTAACTACCGTCCGAATCATCGTATTCGGGGTCAACTGA
- a CDS encoding branched-chain amino acid ABC transporter permease — MLEHVLNGLYYGSILFMIASGMTIIFGVLGILNLAHGELYALGAFSAFSVIGFIAGQVAAPTGPVTAIVFGLVVLAGSLATAAVLLPVGGALEAAFIRPIYDRDEVYQLLLTYGLLLVLTDVMKFVWGPSPVDLGVFGGINEIPTTELVGINYPSYNVFVILIGVAVFAWLVWFFDRTKTGRIVRATAINREMSTAIGISTDRMFTLVFAIGAFFAGFGGAMVSIGPGSASLGMGLDWLVLSFVVIVIGGLGSLNGAFVGSILVGVSSRVVTPYYPQLELAVPFLLMVLVLLLKPEGLYGAWGEIQ; from the coding sequence ATGCTCGAACACGTACTCAACGGGCTGTACTACGGCTCGATCCTGTTCATGATCGCGTCGGGGATGACGATCATCTTCGGCGTGCTCGGGATCCTTAACCTCGCCCACGGCGAGTTGTACGCGCTGGGCGCGTTCAGCGCGTTCAGCGTCATCGGCTTCATCGCGGGACAAGTCGCGGCGCCGACCGGCCCAGTGACGGCGATCGTCTTCGGCCTCGTCGTCCTCGCCGGCTCGCTCGCGACCGCCGCCGTGTTGCTGCCGGTCGGCGGCGCGCTCGAGGCGGCGTTCATCAGGCCGATCTACGACCGGGACGAGGTCTATCAGCTCCTGCTGACGTACGGACTGCTGCTGGTCCTCACCGACGTCATGAAGTTCGTCTGGGGGCCGTCGCCGGTCGACCTGGGGGTCTTCGGCGGCATCAACGAGATTCCGACGACGGAGCTCGTCGGCATCAACTATCCCTCGTACAACGTCTTCGTCATTTTGATCGGCGTCGCAGTGTTCGCCTGGCTCGTCTGGTTCTTCGATCGGACGAAGACCGGTCGAATCGTGCGAGCGACGGCGATCAACCGGGAGATGTCGACCGCGATCGGCATCAGTACGGACCGCATGTTCACCCTCGTGTTCGCCATCGGCGCGTTCTTCGCCGGCTTCGGCGGTGCGATGGTCAGCATCGGACCCGGCTCGGCCTCCCTCGGAATGGGACTCGACTGGCTGGTGCTTTCGTTCGTCGTGATCGTCATCGGCGGGCTCGGCAGCCTGAACGGTGCGTTCGTCGGCTCGATTCTGGTCGGCGTCTCCAGTCGCGTCGTGACGCCGTACTATCCGCAGCTCGAGCTGGCCGTTCCGTTCCTCCTGATGGTGCTCGTCTTGCTGCTCAAACCGGAGGGGCTCTACGGGGCGTGGGGTGAGATCCAATGA